The Altererythrobacter sp. CAU 1644 genome has a window encoding:
- a CDS encoding peptidylprolyl isomerase translates to MTRKIFSNCLASLAVMAVAATPIAAQDAAEEADPLGLPSNITILKNDNPNVRTATAIVNGHVVTGTDVDQRLALLLAANRNEPSAEELQQLRMQVLRNLIDETLQIQAAEAQEIEVSQADIDQTYARVAAQNFGQETAAMDEYLRSVGSSPASLKRQIQGEMAWQRILGRNVTPFVNVSEEEVNELLQRLEQARGTEEYRLGEIYLSANAENKQAVFQNAQRIMEQLRQGGNFVGYARQFSEASTAAVGGDLGFVRLAQLPSEMATVAREMQPGQLVGPIEIPGGFTIMYLIDKRQVLTADPRDAVLSLKQISIDFAPGTTEEQATARVETFTQGVQTMRGCGDAENVAAGIGANVVTNDQIRARALPEQLQALVLNLQVGQTTPPFGSIEEGVRVLMLCGRDDPRVEGGPTFDQLMDQLTDERVGKRAQRYLRDLRNDAYIEYN, encoded by the coding sequence GTGACACGTAAGATTTTCTCGAACTGCCTCGCTTCGCTTGCCGTCATGGCTGTTGCTGCAACGCCCATCGCGGCGCAGGATGCGGCCGAGGAGGCCGATCCGCTCGGCCTGCCCAGCAACATCACCATCCTCAAGAACGACAATCCCAACGTTCGCACCGCCACGGCCATCGTGAACGGGCACGTCGTCACCGGTACCGATGTGGACCAGCGGCTGGCCTTGCTGCTCGCGGCCAATCGCAACGAGCCTTCGGCCGAAGAATTGCAGCAGCTCCGCATGCAGGTGCTGCGCAATCTGATCGACGAAACGCTGCAGATCCAGGCGGCTGAGGCACAGGAGATCGAAGTATCCCAGGCCGATATCGATCAGACCTATGCCCGCGTGGCAGCGCAGAATTTCGGTCAGGAAACTGCCGCGATGGACGAGTATTTGCGCAGCGTCGGCTCGTCCCCGGCCTCGCTCAAGCGCCAGATCCAGGGCGAGATGGCTTGGCAGCGCATCCTTGGCCGAAACGTGACGCCGTTCGTCAACGTCTCCGAAGAGGAGGTCAACGAACTGCTCCAGCGGCTCGAACAGGCGCGCGGGACGGAGGAGTACCGCCTCGGCGAGATCTATCTTTCCGCGAATGCGGAGAACAAGCAGGCCGTCTTCCAGAACGCGCAGCGGATCATGGAACAGCTGCGCCAGGGCGGTAACTTCGTTGGTTATGCCCGCCAGTTCTCCGAAGCTTCGACTGCGGCTGTCGGCGGCGACCTCGGCTTCGTCCGTTTGGCCCAGTTGCCGAGCGAGATGGCGACCGTGGCACGCGAGATGCAGCCCGGCCAGTTGGTTGGGCCGATCGAGATCCCCGGCGGCTTTACGATCATGTACCTGATCGACAAGCGCCAGGTCCTCACCGCCGATCCACGCGATGCCGTCCTCAGCCTCAAGCAGATCTCGATCGATTTCGCCCCCGGCACGACCGAGGAACAGGCTACCGCCCGGGTCGAGACTTTCACGCAGGGCGTTCAGACCATGCGCGGCTGTGGCGACGCGGAGAACGTCGCGGCAGGCATCGGGGCCAATGTGGTGACCAATGACCAGATTCGTGCCCGCGCCCTGCCCGAACAGCTTCAGGCGCTGGTTCTCAACCTTCAGGTTGGCCAGACGACCCCGCCCTTCGGCTCGATCGAGGAAGGCGTGCGCGTGCTGATGCTGTGTGGTCGCGACGATCCCAGGGTCGAAGGTGGCCCGACATTCGACCAGCTGATGGACCAGCTTACTGACGAGCGTGTCGGCAAGCGCGCCCAGCGTTACCTGCGCGACCTGCGCAACGACGCCTATATCGAGTACAATTGA